From one Tsukamurella tyrosinosolvens genomic stretch:
- a CDS encoding heavy metal-responsive transcriptional regulator, with protein MKIGELARQSGIATKTLRFYEHSGLLPEPARTTSGYRDYEPESIERLHFIRSAQAAGLTLREVREILNLHDQGLTPCDQVVRLLTERLAHVHNTLQELRSLEGTLTSLLDRAQRGGPAQDAGVCWILEPEIS; from the coding sequence ATGAAGATCGGCGAACTCGCCCGTCAGAGTGGCATCGCAACCAAGACACTGCGGTTCTACGAACACAGTGGGCTACTCCCGGAACCGGCCCGCACCACATCCGGGTACCGTGACTACGAACCGGAATCGATCGAACGACTCCACTTCATCCGCAGCGCCCAAGCGGCAGGCCTGACACTGCGCGAGGTCCGCGAAATCCTGAACCTCCACGACCAGGGACTCACCCCCTGTGACCAAGTGGTCAGATTGCTCACCGAACGACTCGCCCACGTCCACAACACCCTGCAGGAACTGCGGTCGCTGGAGGGAACACTGACCTCGCTGCTCGACCGCGCCCAACGCGGCGGCCCCGCGCAGGACGCCGGGGTGTGCTGGATCCTTGAACCGGAGATTTCCTGA